The genomic stretch TGGAAAAGGCACCTGTACCAATTTTGTTAATAAGTTTAAACCCgtttaattctaattgttCTGTATATAATCTATCTGGCATTTCTTCAGGGagtgaaaatgataatgaagcAGAAGATGATGGCGAAGGTGAAGGCGAGGGTATGGATGAAGCAGAAGGAGAAGATACAACGTCGTTTACCACGGTAGTGTTTGTAGTTGCATTATTTGCAGTATTTATAGCTGTCAAATTTGAGTTTGTAGAATGGGGGATTGGCGATAAACTTGTTGCTGTGCTTGTTTCACTTAAAACGTAGATAGATTCTTCTTGAGTATTAGACATGGTAGTATGATGAAGATCCTTTTGAACTTTCTTCTTTACAGGTTTCGATTGATGGGGTTTTATTGGATTTGTTACTTTAGAATgtgtatttgtatttgtatttgaattttcaatagTCGTTGTATGGTGactttcttcatcatcgattgattttttctttgataaccaattttttaacttaTTCATCAGATCCTTTTTGTGTTAAATGGATTCAAGCAGGATTGCAAAGTGGTAGTATCAGTTATGCCAGTCGAAGAATACTGAGTGTTAGTGGGGGATATGAAAATTTGtataaaatttagaaatgtACAGCattataaatcaaaatgGTCGAGTTGGAATATGGTATTGGAATACGGTATTGGAGGAAGATCAGGGACAAGGGCGAGATGGGGCCGAAGCCGAGCACGAGCGAGAAAGAGCGAGACTATAGAAAGAGAAAAGAGAAACAGAAACTGGGAAAGTGAAAAGTGAAAATGAGTAAAAAAGCGGACCAGAGCGAACACGGCGATTGCCGGCCGGAGGGCcaaaaaaatcaagaaaaagaaaaaaagatagTGGGGGGGGAGGGGGAGGGTCAAACACAGGCAAAGGACCAAAAAGAGCTAAGCTATGCGGGGCCAAATTTTGTATAGGGTCAAATTACTAAGATTAGGAGGGCCAAATTTCTAAAGGGCCAAAAATGGATTGGGTCAAatatgcatatatatatacatatagAAGGCATAGGCAAAAAAATTGAGCCGGCTCGGCAGCCGTGCGAAGTGAGGCGGTGAATTAGGGTTAGCAAGGGTAAACAAGGGCTAGGGTTAGAAGGAGTGAGGGTTAAAAGGATTTTTAGTAGGGTTGAAAGGGTTACGATTATAGGGTTGACTAGGGCTATTGAACAGATGAAATAGGGTTAAAGTCTAAGCAAGGGCTGGTTTTCCCGTGCGGTGGCAAACTATTAAAAactatatatacatatatatatataattatatataatgaatataataatactaatagaAGCTATTAACCCTGTAAAAAGCCAGAAGAGTATATTGTTGACCAATTACCAAACACCtttgttcttcttcttaCACACATAAATACAAACATACAAGTATACATTGATAATGGATATTATTCTAGGGATTAGAGTACAAGATTGTGTCATCATGGCCACTTCCAAGGCAGTTACTAGAGGGATCTCCGTATTGAAAGATACCGACGACAAGACTAGACAATTATCTCCACATAGTTTAATGGCTTTCTCAGGAGAAGCCGGGGACACTGTTAATTTCGCCGAATATATTCAAGCAAACGTACAATTGTATACTATCAGAGAAAACAATGAACTATCACCTCAAGCTGTATCAAGTTTTGTAAGAAAGGAATTGGCCAAATCAATAAGATCAAGAAAACCATACCAAGTAAATGTATTAATCGGTGGTTACGACTCCACTTCGAAGAAACCACAACTGTATCAGATCGATTACTTAGGCACTAAAGTAGAGTTACCTTATGCCGCCCACGGTTATTCAGGGTTCTACACTTTCTCATTATTAGATCATCATTATAGACCAGATATGACCAAAGAGGAAGGTCTGGatttattgaagaaatgTATTGAAGAATTGCAAAAGAGAATGCCCATCGATTTCAAAGGTGTCTTGGTGAAGATAGTAGACGAAAACGGGGTCTCCACTGTAGACGACTTCTAATTGCACTTACGTAACCATATACTGTTTATTCctttcatatttttataataattatgtatatttcttttatttcgCTTCGCCTTTAAAGTATACAGATATATACATGcacttttatatatatacataatgAACGCATTAATgggaaagaaaaaaaaaaattgaaataagaTTAAGATttctatatatacatatataagCCATTAAAGATGGATCTACATGGAAAAACGATACAACAGATTATTGGAACGGATGATCCCACTGTAAAAGCTTTTATTACCGATATTTTCACTACTAGTTCGAgtattttccaattcacTACTTCTGTATTAAAACTAGACGTCGGGTTAGATATTAAATCCATCCAACAACTATATCATCTATTAAAACAAGAACAGACACCAGCTAAACCAAATGACAACTCAAAAGATAATGATACAAagcatttaaaaaagaataacGATACAAGGTATAAGGACCCCTCACCAACAAGAGGTAGACAACAAACTCAATCCACGGTGAAAAAGAGAAAACTTACATCTCCAGAGAGATGGGAGATCAAACAACTTATAGCTAGTGGTGCTGCAAATATAAATGACTATCCTGAACTGATAGAGAACGAAGATAAATCAGAAACATCTGCACAGGAAGATGATCTAGATATAGAAGTCAATACCACTGATCATCCGGATTTCTTGAAACAAGAATTTAAACCaggttttaaaaaatatgagaTGCCCAAGATCGTAAAGGCTCCCAGAGGTCCGATGAATAGACAAGCCAGGTATGGTTccaatttaattaaatcacATCGTGAAGAGAAACTtcatcaaaagaaaaatttggaaaagaTTATGAGACAAAAAAATGTTTCTGAGGATCCAACTTtgaattctaataaatttaaaaaaaaatttaataattttaatgaaaaaaatttagtaGTAACAGATTGGGAaaggaaaaatttaaatgagaAAATCACTTTTGGTAAACATACTACACTTTCCTTAACAGAGCAACGTAAATCCCTGCCTGTATATAAAATGCGGTCTGAATTGATCGATGCAATTAAgcaaaatcaatttttaattattgtcGGAGAAACAGGTTCAGGGAAAACCACCCAAATTACTCAATATCTTTATGAATCAAATTTCACCAAGAATGGTATAATAGGGTGTACTCAACCTAGAAGAGTGGCCGCCGTCTCTGTGGCTAAAAGAGTCTCCGAAGAAGTCGGTTGTAAATTAGGTGAAAAAGTTGGTTATACAATTCGTTTTGAAGATCATACTTCTTCACAGActaaaatcaaatatatgaCTGATGGTATGCTTCAAAGAGAAGCATTGATCGATCCATTGATGTCTAAATATTCAGTCATTATGCTAGATGAAGCGCATGAAAGAACCGTCGCTACAGATGTATTATTTGCTCTATTGAAAGACGCAGGCCAAAAGAGACCTGACTTGAAAATTATAGTGACTTCTGCCACTCTAGATTCAAAAAAGTTTTctgaatattttcttaattgCCCTGTCATTAATATTCCTGGTAAGACTTTCCCCGTAGAAGTACTATACTCACAATCCCCTCAAATGGATTATATAGAAGCAGCATTGGATACCGTAATGGAAATTCACATTAATGAAGAACCAGGTGATATACTAGTGTTTTTAACAGGtcaagaagaaattgacTCATGTTGTGAAATTTTATATCAAAAAGTGAAAACTCTTGGTGATGCTATAGGAGAGTTAATCATCTTGCCCGTATATTCTGCATTACCAAGTGAAGTTCAGTCGAAAATTTTTGAACCTACTCCAAAGGGGAAAAGAAAAGTAGTCTTTGCTACAAATATTGCCGAAACTTCCATTACAATCGATGGAATATTTTATGTCATAGATCCAGGCTATTCAAAAGTTAATACTTTTAATCCAAGAGTAGGTATGGAGCAATTAATTGTGACACCAATTTCACAAGCTCAGGCAAACCAAAGAAAGGGTAGAGCAGGTAGAACTGGTCCAGGGAAGTGCTATCGTTTATACACGGAATCAGcttttttcaatgaaatGCTACCTACAACAATTCCTGAAATTCAAAGacaaaatttatcaaatacaaTTTTAATGTTAAAGGCAATGGGgataaatgatttattgaattttggATTTATGGATCCACCACCAAGAAATTCAATGGTTAGAGcattagaagaattatatCATCTAGAATCATTAGATCAAGATGGGAATATCACACAATTAGGATTGAAAATGTCTCAATTCCCTATGGACCCTAAACTATCAAGATCTCTTTTGACTTCAGTGTCTAATAATTGCTCACAAGAGATGATCATTATTATGTCCATGTTaactgttcaaaatatattttataggCCAAAGGGGAAACAACAAGAGgctgatttgaaaaaatccaaattcCATCACCCATACGGTGATCATCTAACACTTTTAAATGTTTATAACCAATGGGAGATAGCTGGTTGTTCAGAACAATTCTGTACagtaaattttttacatCAAAGACACTTGAGAAGAGCAAAAGATGTTAAGAAACAATTGGAGAcgatatttaaaaatttgaaattaccTCTAATAAAATGTTATGGTGATCCAGATTTGATTAGAAAGACTTTAGTAGCTGGATTTTTTATGAATGCTGCAAAGAGAGATTCAGAAGTAGGTTACAAGACAATCTCAAGTAATACAGAAGTGGGCATTCATCCTTCCAGTTCTTTATTTGGTAGGGAATATGAGTATGTTATATATCATTCATTAGTATTGACTTCAAGAGAATATATGTCTCAAGTGACAAGTATAGAACCTAATTGGTTATTAGAAGCCTCGCCTCACTTCTATAAACCTACTGATGAAAATAGCCATTCTCGTAAAAAGGCAAAGATTGTTCCCTTATACGATAGGTTCGCTAAAGATCAGAACTCTTGGAGATTGAGTTCAATTAGACAAACCCGTGAAAGAGCTCTTGGGATTAAAAGATAGTTacttctttaataataaaaagatacAAATCTTTTCGCTTAAAATCTCGTATGCGGCTAAACGATTGAATAGCCAATCGCATTTGCAGGGATCTGTACGGATTCGGTATATTATCTCGGCGAGAATGTTGGAATGCTTAAAAAAACAGCACCAACCTATAAAGTTAATGATATCCAATatacatttatatttataaattagatTAATTGACTCGAAATCAAACTACAGAtgcttattttatttggtGAGGACTAATTGGTTTAAATTACAGATTAAATAATCCCcttctattaaaaaaataaaggaGAAGGAAACAAagaatatagaaaaaaaaagaattacagaatatagaaaaataatgttaAAGTCAGTAAGCAAATTACCCAGCAATGCCAATGTTGCAGTCATTGGAGGTGGATTTACAGGCTTAACCTTTAcgtattttttaaataagttACGGCCAGACGttaaaattacaatatttGAGGGTCAAAATAGAACTGGAGGTTGGATCGAATCTAAAAGATTACAATTAAATGacaatgataataatgtgATTCGATTCGAAAAAGGCCCTCGTACTTTAAGAGGTGTTTCTGACGGTACTGTATTGATGGTTGACATGTTAGAAGAGATTGGCAAAGATACTGAAGCTCAATTGTACCATATAAGTAAGAATGCAAAAGCtaataaacaatttttattagatacCAATAACCGATTAATTCAAGTGCCAAATTCGTTAAAGAcattattgaaattctCTTTTAATCCATTGGGGAAAGGACTTTATAAAAGCCTTATTGGTGAATGGAAAAGAAATGGACCCGCCAACCCACAGATGGATGAAAGCGTGGCTAGTCTATTGACAAGAAGGTTTGGTAGTGATCAAATAAGTAAGAATATCATGAGTGCATTATATAGAGGGATTTATGCAGGCGATGTAAAGGCTTTAAGTGCACAAAGGACTTGTAATCGaatgtttttaaatgatcGTAAGTACGGATCATTTACTAAAGCTATATGGAACAATATCTTCCACAAGAAgtcaaaaaaagaaatagatCCATCGAACTCACCATTATTAAACCCAAGATTAAGTATTTACCAGAAGGCGTTTCATCGTGATAAAACAAAGATTCATGAGTTAGCTAATACATTAAAAAACTACCCATTACTAGGTTTCAAAAATGGTATTGAAACTTTTCCCAAATTAGTTCGTCAGTATCTAGAAAAATCATCAAATGTTAATATCCACTGTGGTAACCCAGTTTCATCtgtaataaagaataagaAAGATATGAATAAACTGATAGTAGAATTACAAGATGGTAAACTGTATGATACTTTTGATCATGTTCGTTTTACTATCAACCCTGAAGCTATTGGCCAAATTATGAATAAACAAGATGTAAGTTTATCAAAGGAGTTATCAAAAGTTAATTCAAGTACTACTGTTGTTGTCAGTTATTATCtaccaaataaaaatgtgATTAAAAAGGAGTATGAAGGATTTGGGTTTCTAGTTCCATCATCAACTGATAAAAGTAATTTGGGAAAAGTCTTAGGGGTTGTATTTGATTCATGTGTGGAACACAGTTTTAAACCGCTAGCATTAAATAAGTTCTTTGATGATAACAAGACAACTCAAACTGAAATCAGAGAAAAAGCTAAAGaatatacaaaattaaCTATTATGTTAGGTGGATATATGTTGAAAAATAAGGATGATCCATTATTCGATAGATCTAAAGCTATTGACATAGCCAAAAAAACTTTGCATAATGTAATGGATATTTCTGAAAAAGACCTTGACCAAGGATTATGGGATTATTCAGTTGCAACCAATTCATTACCACAATACTTTGTAGGTTATGATGATTGGCAAAAGGATGTCGAAAAAAAGTTCAAGGACAATTTTGATAACCAAGTATCTCTGGGTGGTATGGGGTTTGCAAGAACCCCTAGTCTGTCAGATTTGGTTCTAAATAATTGCCAAGCTTCTATCGACCTATCTTGATCACACGCACATACacacatacatacatactTGTATATTCCTTCACATTTTATTTATCcatttatatatgtaattcttatttattaattttttataacaTGTTTGTATAAAAAGACTCTCTTGGCTTCAAACCCCGATCAAATTCgctcttttctttttttttatttattttttgccGCATTCTTAACTAAGGCGAATTCTACAAgaaaatctttttttactcTAAATTAACTAGCAGATCTCAGAAAAACTCTAAATACCAACTGTTATCAATTGGCCATCGCCTACCAATTCTTGAAATGGTTACAAAGAACAAAAATCCTAAGAGCAAACGCTCTACCAAGAAATCTAAAAAGGCTTCTGTTATTGAGAAACTAGTTAAAGATGTTGCTACGCCAGAGTCCACCTCTGAAAACCTTCCAACCAATGAAACATTATATATCCGTAACATCCCTGAGAAACTATTACCGTCGCAAGttagaattaatttatacCTTCTATTAAGTACTTTTGGAGAgataatatatatcaaaGTTGGTAAGCCAAGAAGTTCCTTGCGAGGCCAGGCATTTGTCACGTTCCGTACCATTGATGAGGCACATGTGGCCAAAACTGCTCTTGATCAAGAGCTATTTTTTGGACAATCATTACATCTGGAATTTAGCCGCCAACCTTCAAGGATTCCAGATGCTAGCAGTTAACTTTGAATTACCAAGAATTACCCTGTTGGCGGCTAATCTCGGGGTTAATGGACTTCTTATCACCGAAATATATCACGTCAGAAGTTACAGGAGTTCTTCTACCCCGCGTTTATGATGTGCAACCGGAATGCCCTAAGCTCCGGGAGTTGGGGTAGTGCACGCTCCAAGAAAAGGTACACCCGcaaaaaaacataaaaaaagGGTTATGAATGGCCCTGACTCAATCTGGAATTTGCATAAAGTGAATGGTATAAATAGGCATGTTGAATTGGCTTTGAGAAATCCAAGGATCGTTTGATGTAGATGGAGATTCTCAGGTTGAGAAAACTTCGAAAATTTTTGTATCTATATCATACTAATATTCACAACTCGTTACggtaaaacaaaaaaaagtaaatcCTATTATTACATACATGGAAGAACCTGATTATTCGTTAGTGGACCTTATTGAGAGCAATTCACGTTATGCAAGCTTGAAAGAATCACTTTCCGGTTATGTCCGTGGTTctgatgaatattttatcgAATTGTTCAAGTTGCTACCTTTGAGCAGTTGGCCCACTTATAAGACATTCCTTAGGAAACAGGCCATTCAAGTAGAAAATTCTCAATATAATGGGTTCAGTCCCGTTTATCGAAGTTCGTTATCCCCTGACAGATTGGTTACTTGTGTTGATCAAGAAGTTTTCCCCAGTGCATACCatcattttaaatttgcAGTTAGAAATTGGCCTGATAACGATTGTTTAGGTTATAGACCTTTTGATCCGTTAACTGGGAAATGGGAATCTTACTATCAATTTGAGTCATATGCAGATGTAGATAAACGGATTCAAAATATAGGGTCAGGTATATTGACACTTGTAAATTCTAGAAATAGGCATCAGGATTCAAATAAGGACGTTACCGTACCCTTagattcaaatgattttattGTATCAATATTATCGCATAATCGAATGGAATGGGTCCTTACTGATTTAGCATGCCAAGCTTATTCATTGGCAAACACAGCGTTGTATGAAACTTTGGGACCTACTACCtcagaatatattttaaacttGACTGAATCCCCAGTCTTGGTCTTTGccaaatcaaatttttttaagatcATCTCTATCTTACcaaaattaaagtttttgAGAACTTTAATTTGTATGGACGATTTATCgaatgaagaattaacaattttaaatgattcaattttGTCTCAAAAGTTGAATTCTAATAAGGAATCcgttaaattattttctttaaaacaGGTGGAAATGATTGGTTCCTTAAATCATATCCCAGAGATTCTACCATTACAAGATTCACTGTACACAATATCATTTACTTCAGGCACTACAGGTGTTCCCAAAGGTGTGGAAATGACCCATCAAAATGTTACAGCTGGTATAGCATTTGGCTATTCTACGTTTAAAATACCAACACATAAAGTGGGTCTACAATTACATGATATGTGCTTCTTACCATTAGCACatattttccaaagaaTGATCGTTTCTTATGATATTGCTACTGGAACAGGTATTGGCTTTATTCATAAACCAGACCCAACGGTTTTAGTGGAGGATTTGAACCTCTTGAAGCCAGACACTCTTTCTTTAGTTCCAAGAGTATTAACTAAATTTGAGGCAGGAATTAAAAACTCCATGGATAAATCATCTTTCCAAAGGAATGTTGCAACAAATATCTTGGAATCCAAACAAGCAAGGTTCACATCAAAAGGTGGGCCAGATAAGTCAGTGATTAATTATCTAGTATTCCATAGAGTTTTAATAGATAAGATCAGAGAATCATTAGGGCTTGTAAATGCTTCATATTTAGTCACTGGTTCTGCTCCAATATCTAATGAAacactattatttttaagaaGTGCTTTAGATGTTGGTATGAGACAAGGTTATGGGTTGACCGAAACTTTTGCTGGTATTTGCTTGTGTGAACCTCATGAGAGAGACCCTGGTACTTGTGGGGCCATTGGTATATCTTCAGAATGCAGATTAAAATCGGTCCCTCAAATGGGTTATCATGCTGATAAAGATTATAAAGGTGAGTTACAAGTTCGTGGTCCTCAAGTATTTAAACATTATTATAAGAATGATGTGGAAACTAAAAGAGTCATTGATGAAGAAGGCTGGTTTTCAACAGGTGATATTGCATTCATCGATAAAAAGGGAAGAATCTCGGTTATTGATCGtgtaaaaaatttctttaaattggCACAGGGTGAATATGTTGCTCCTGAaaagattgaaaatatctatttatCTTCATGCCCACATATAACACAAATATTCTTATACGGAAATTCATTGAAGACATATCTCGTTGGTATCGTGGGTATCGATCCAGATTCTGTACAATTACTCATATCAAAGAAATACCCTCAGGCAAAGGCTTGGACTCCTGCTCAGTTGATCGAGAACATTAATTCAGATATCGCATTAAAACGCCATCTATTAATCTTACTAAATAAAGATGTCAATGCATTACAaggatttgaaaaattacataACATTTATGTGGATTTAGAACCCTTGACTGTAGAGGATGACGTGATCACTCCAactttgaaaattaaaagacaCAAGGCTACAAAACATTTTAAGAAAACTCTAGATGCATTGTATGAAGAAGGTTCCATGATTAAAAATGGGAAATTATAAGGTATGAGAAatgattaaatttaaaaaatttaaaaagaatttaatatattaaaatatttaacttctataaataaataaagtttATATCCCACTTTTATATgtaatgaataattttttttatgttccataacattttcatcaaaattTTCCTGATTATTACCTATCACGTGTAGTTTTGGAAATTTGGTATTATTGAcgtttttatttattttttcgCGTAACTCAGAAATATACGCAACctgtttttaaaatactGATCAGATAATTAAAACCACTAAAAGTAAGATCTGTTTCATTTTACTTatactttattttatttttattcaataatagtatTGACAATTATAGGCataatttgatattgaaaaaaaaagaaattattagaaaatctttaacaaatttatcGG from Henningerozyma blattae CBS 6284 chromosome 4, complete genome encodes the following:
- the HEM14 gene encoding oxygen-dependent protoporphyrinogen oxidase (similar to Saccharomyces cerevisiae HEM14 (YER014W); ancestral locus Anc_7.164) — translated: MLKSVSKLPSNANVAVIGGGFTGLTFTYFLNKLRPDVKITIFEGQNRTGGWIESKRLQLNDNDNNVIRFEKGPRTLRGVSDGTVLMVDMLEEIGKDTEAQLYHISKNAKANKQFLLDTNNRLIQVPNSLKTLLKFSFNPLGKGLYKSLIGEWKRNGPANPQMDESVASLLTRRFGSDQISKNIMSALYRGIYAGDVKALSAQRTCNRMFLNDRKYGSFTKAIWNNIFHKKSKKEIDPSNSPLLNPRLSIYQKAFHRDKTKIHELANTLKNYPLLGFKNGIETFPKLVRQYLEKSSNVNIHCGNPVSSVIKNKKDMNKLIVELQDGKLYDTFDHVRFTINPEAIGQIMNKQDVSLSKELSKVNSSTTVVVSYYLPNKNVIKKEYEGFGFLVPSSTDKSNLGKVLGVVFDSCVEHSFKPLALNKFFDDNKTTQTEIREKAKEYTKLTIMLGGYMLKNKDDPLFDRSKAIDIAKKTLHNVMDISEKDLDQGLWDYSVATNSLPQYFVGYDDWQKDVEKKFKDNFDNQVSLGGMGFARTPSLSDLVLNNCQASIDLS
- the PRP22 gene encoding DEAH-box ATP-dependent RNA helicase PRP22 (similar to Saccharomyces cerevisiae PRP22 (YER013W); ancestral locus Anc_7.163), translated to MDLHGKTIQQIIGTDDPTVKAFITDIFTTSSSIFQFTTSVLKLDVGLDIKSIQQLYHLLKQEQTPAKPNDNSKDNDTKHLKKNNDTRYKDPSPTRGRQQTQSTVKKRKLTSPERWEIKQLIASGAANINDYPELIENEDKSETSAQEDDLDIEVNTTDHPDFLKQEFKPGFKKYEMPKIVKAPRGPMNRQARYGSNLIKSHREEKLHQKKNLEKIMRQKNVSEDPTLNSNKFKKKFNNFNEKNLVVTDWERKNLNEKITFGKHTTLSLTEQRKSLPVYKMRSELIDAIKQNQFLIIVGETGSGKTTQITQYLYESNFTKNGIIGCTQPRRVAAVSVAKRVSEEVGCKLGEKVGYTIRFEDHTSSQTKIKYMTDGMLQREALIDPLMSKYSVIMLDEAHERTVATDVLFALLKDAGQKRPDLKIIVTSATLDSKKFSEYFLNCPVINIPGKTFPVEVLYSQSPQMDYIEAALDTVMEIHINEEPGDILVFLTGQEEIDSCCEILYQKVKTLGDAIGELIILPVYSALPSEVQSKIFEPTPKGKRKVVFATNIAETSITIDGIFYVIDPGYSKVNTFNPRVGMEQLIVTPISQAQANQRKGRAGRTGPGKCYRLYTESAFFNEMLPTTIPEIQRQNLSNTILMLKAMGINDLLNFGFMDPPPRNSMVRALEELYHLESLDQDGNITQLGLKMSQFPMDPKLSRSLLTSVSNNCSQEMIIIMSMLTVQNIFYRPKGKQQEADLKKSKFHHPYGDHLTLLNVYNQWEIAGCSEQFCTVNFLHQRHLRRAKDVKKQLETIFKNLKLPLIKCYGDPDLIRKTLVAGFFMNAAKRDSEVGYKTISSNTEVGIHPSSSLFGREYEYVIYHSLVLTSREYMSQVTSIEPNWLLEASPHFYKPTDENSHSRKKAKIVPLYDRFAKDQNSWRLSSIRQTRERALGIKR
- the FAA2 gene encoding medium-chain fatty acid-CoA ligase FAA2 (similar to Saccharomyces cerevisiae FAA2 (YER015W); ancestral locus Anc_7.166) translates to MEEPDYSLVDLIESNSRYASLKESLSGYVRGSDEYFIELFKLLPLSSWPTYKTFLRKQAIQVENSQYNGFSPVYRSSLSPDRLVTCVDQEVFPSAYHHFKFAVRNWPDNDCLGYRPFDPLTGKWESYYQFESYADVDKRIQNIGSGILTLVNSRNRHQDSNKDVTVPLDSNDFIVSILSHNRMEWVLTDLACQAYSLANTALYETLGPTTSEYILNLTESPVLVFAKSNFFKIISILPKLKFLRTLICMDDLSNEELTILNDSILSQKLNSNKESVKLFSLKQVEMIGSLNHIPEILPLQDSLYTISFTSGTTGVPKGVEMTHQNVTAGIAFGYSTFKIPTHKVGLQLHDMCFLPLAHIFQRMIVSYDIATGTGIGFIHKPDPTVLVEDLNLLKPDTLSLVPRVLTKFEAGIKNSMDKSSFQRNVATNILESKQARFTSKGGPDKSVINYLVFHRVLIDKIRESLGLVNASYLVTGSAPISNETLLFLRSALDVGMRQGYGLTETFAGICLCEPHERDPGTCGAIGISSECRLKSVPQMGYHADKDYKGELQVRGPQVFKHYYKNDVETKRVIDEEGWFSTGDIAFIDKKGRISVIDRVKNFFKLAQGEYVAPEKIENIYLSSCPHITQIFLYGNSLKTYLVGIVGIDPDSVQLLISKKYPQAKAWTPAQLIENINSDIALKRHLLILLNKDVNALQGFEKLHNIYVDLEPLTVEDDVITPTLKIKRHKATKHFKKTLDALYEEGSMIKNGKL
- the PRE1 gene encoding proteasome core particle subunit beta 4 (similar to Saccharomyces cerevisiae PRE1 (YER012W); ancestral locus Anc_7.162), with the protein product MDIILGIRVQDCVIMATSKAVTRGISVLKDTDDKTRQLSPHSLMAFSGEAGDTVNFAEYIQANVQLYTIRENNELSPQAVSSFVRKELAKSIRSRKPYQVNVLIGGYDSTSKKPQLYQIDYLGTKVELPYAAHGYSGFYTFSLLDHHYRPDMTKEEGLDLLKKCIEELQKRMPIDFKGVLVKIVDENGVSTVDDF
- the MSL1 gene encoding U2 snRNP complex subunit MSL1 (similar to Saccharomyces cerevisiae MSL1 (YIR009W); ancestral locus Anc_7.165), coding for MVTKNKNPKSKRSTKKSKKASVIEKLVKDVATPESTSENLPTNETLYIRNIPEKLLPSQVRINLYLLLSTFGEIIYIKVGKPRSSLRGQAFVTFRTIDEAHVAKTALDQELFFGQSLHLEFSRQPSRIPDASS